Proteins encoded together in one Planctomyces sp. SH-PL14 window:
- a CDS encoding prolyl oligopeptidase family serine peptidase, whose protein sequence is MSPPSPLPAAPPKTKTGSQVDTYHGTQVPDPYRWLEDDVRNSKDVEAWVEAENKHTQAFLESIPQREAIRQRLTKLWDFEKFGTPFKVGGKYFFEKNDGLQNQDVLYIQDSLQSEARVLIDPNTWSKDGTVALEGMSFSDDGRYLAYGVQDGGSDWRVWHIMNVETGKVLDDEIHWMKFNSPAWTSDGQGFFYARFPEPKEGAEFQNLNLNQKVYYHRVGRPQSQDTLVFERPDEPKWGFYSIVSEDGRWLILTVMVGTDDRFRVFYKDLTDPYGAPVALIDNFENEYSFIGNDGTTFYFQTDLDAPLKRVIAIDIRNPDRKNWKEIVPQGTEALTNVSLVGNLFVLESLKDAKTRVALHTVDGKFVRTVDFPGIGSAAGFNGKRTDTETFYTFSSFATPPSTYRYDLITGESELLRRAKVDFNPDDYEVKQVFAKSKDGTRVPLFVAHKKGLKLHGQNPTLLYGYGGFNIPLTPGFSISRLAWMEMGGVFAMANLRGGGEYGKDWHQAGTKLKKQNVFDDFIAAAEFLILEKYTQPSRLAIQGGSNGGLLVGACLTQRPDLYGACLPAVGVMDMLRFHQFTAGRYWVDDYGSADDAAEFKALLAYSPYHNIKSGTKYPATMVTTADTDDRVVPGHSFKFAARLQEAQGGDAPILIRIETRAGHGAGKPTAKIIEELTDQWAFLVKSLGMKPAS, encoded by the coding sequence ATGTCGCCTCCCTCGCCACTCCCGGCCGCTCCCCCCAAAACCAAGACCGGCTCACAGGTCGACACCTACCACGGCACACAGGTCCCCGACCCCTACCGCTGGCTCGAAGACGACGTCCGCAACTCCAAAGACGTCGAAGCCTGGGTCGAAGCCGAGAACAAACACACACAAGCCTTCCTCGAATCGATCCCCCAGCGGGAAGCAATCCGCCAGCGACTCACGAAGCTCTGGGACTTCGAAAAGTTCGGCACGCCGTTCAAAGTCGGCGGCAAATACTTCTTTGAGAAGAACGACGGCCTCCAGAACCAGGACGTCCTCTACATCCAGGACTCCCTCCAGAGCGAAGCCCGCGTCCTCATCGACCCCAACACCTGGTCCAAGGACGGCACCGTCGCCCTCGAAGGCATGTCCTTCAGCGATGACGGCCGCTACCTCGCCTACGGCGTCCAGGACGGCGGATCCGACTGGCGGGTCTGGCACATCATGAACGTCGAGACGGGTAAAGTCCTCGACGACGAAATCCACTGGATGAAGTTCAACTCCCCCGCCTGGACAAGCGACGGCCAGGGCTTCTTCTACGCCCGCTTCCCGGAGCCGAAGGAAGGGGCCGAGTTCCAGAACCTGAACCTCAACCAGAAGGTCTACTACCACCGCGTCGGCCGCCCGCAGTCTCAGGACACTCTCGTCTTCGAACGGCCGGACGAGCCGAAATGGGGCTTCTACTCCATAGTCTCCGAGGACGGCCGCTGGCTGATCCTGACCGTCATGGTCGGGACCGACGACCGCTTCCGGGTCTTCTACAAAGACCTCACCGACCCGTATGGGGCGCCGGTCGCGCTGATCGACAACTTCGAGAACGAATACTCATTCATCGGCAATGACGGGACCACCTTCTACTTCCAGACCGACCTCGACGCCCCGCTCAAGCGGGTCATCGCTATCGACATCCGCAATCCGGACCGCAAGAACTGGAAGGAGATCGTCCCGCAGGGGACCGAAGCCCTCACGAACGTGAGCCTCGTCGGCAACCTGTTCGTCCTGGAGTCCCTCAAGGACGCCAAGACCCGGGTGGCCCTCCACACCGTCGATGGAAAGTTCGTGCGGACGGTCGACTTCCCCGGCATCGGCTCCGCCGCCGGTTTCAACGGGAAGCGGACAGACACGGAGACGTTCTACACGTTCTCCAGCTTCGCCACGCCGCCGAGCACCTACCGTTACGACCTCATCACGGGCGAAAGCGAGCTGCTGCGACGGGCGAAGGTCGACTTCAACCCGGACGACTACGAGGTCAAGCAGGTCTTCGCCAAGAGCAAGGACGGAACGCGGGTGCCGCTGTTCGTGGCCCACAAGAAAGGCCTCAAGCTCCACGGCCAGAACCCGACGCTCCTCTACGGCTACGGCGGGTTCAACATCCCCCTCACCCCCGGCTTCTCGATCAGCCGCCTCGCCTGGATGGAGATGGGAGGCGTCTTCGCGATGGCGAACCTCCGCGGCGGGGGCGAGTACGGCAAAGACTGGCACCAGGCGGGGACGAAGCTCAAGAAGCAGAACGTCTTCGACGACTTCATCGCCGCGGCCGAGTTCCTGATCTTGGAGAAGTACACGCAACCGTCCAGGCTCGCGATCCAGGGGGGCAGCAACGGGGGCCTGCTCGTCGGAGCCTGCCTCACCCAGCGGCCCGACCTCTACGGCGCGTGCCTCCCGGCGGTCGGCGTCATGGACATGCTCCGCTTCCATCAGTTCACGGCGGGGCGGTACTGGGTCGACGACTACGGCTCGGCCGACGACGCCGCGGAATTCAAGGCCCTGTTGGCCTACTCCCCGTACCACAACATCAAGAGCGGAACGAAGTACCCCGCCACGATGGTGACGACCGCCGACACCGACGACCGCGTCGTCCCCGGCCACAGTTTCAAGTTCGCCGCCCGCCTCCAGGAAGCCCAGGGAGGCGACGCCCCGATCCTGATCCGCATCGAAACCCGTGCCGGCCACGGCGCCGGCAAGCCGACCGCCAAGATCATCGAAGAGCTGACCGACCAGTGGGCCTTCCTGGTCAAGAGCCTGGGGATGAAGCCCGCCTCGTAG
- the rhaB gene encoding rhamnulokinase, giving the protein MAERVYLAVDLGAESGRVIAGTLNEGIVRLDELHRFPNVTVPMAGTRRWDVLRLWTDIQDGLAKGAQKYGDRIVSVGVDTWGVDYVLLTKNNEMLGAPYTYRDPRTQGVMGHAFTRVPQAEIFAQTGLQFMEINTLYQLIAMSLKDPELLAQADKFLMMPDFFHWLLSGSKVVEFTNATTTQCLHPLKRNWANELLTKFQIPTSIFPDLVQPGTRLGALREEVSRRTGLGRIQVVAPATHDTAAAVAAVPTDQTGKANWAYISSGTWSLIGVEVQQAVIGPEALALNVTNEGGIDGTYRLLKNVMGLWLVQECRRSFERKGNTFDYATLVQKAEAAEPFRSIVDCNDSAFLSPDDMAAALQAWCRKTGQPVPETEGQLIRCALESLALKYRQVLEGIESLTGTRIEVIHVVGGGGKNELLNQFTANACGRPVIAGPVEGTALGNVLVQARSAGDIGSLEEIRAVVRASSELKRFEPQAGAAWQGAHERLISLSR; this is encoded by the coding sequence ATGGCGGAGCGGGTGTATCTGGCGGTCGACTTGGGAGCCGAGAGCGGGCGCGTCATCGCCGGCACGCTGAACGAGGGCATCGTCCGGCTGGATGAGCTGCACCGGTTCCCCAACGTCACCGTCCCGATGGCAGGGACCCGCCGCTGGGATGTCCTGCGGCTCTGGACCGACATTCAGGACGGCCTCGCCAAAGGGGCCCAGAAGTACGGCGACCGCATCGTTTCGGTCGGGGTCGATACGTGGGGCGTGGACTACGTCCTGCTGACGAAGAACAACGAGATGCTGGGGGCGCCTTACACCTACCGCGACCCGCGGACGCAGGGGGTGATGGGACACGCCTTCACGCGTGTTCCACAGGCGGAGATCTTCGCTCAGACCGGTCTTCAGTTCATGGAGATCAACACGCTTTACCAGCTCATCGCGATGTCGCTGAAGGATCCGGAGCTGCTGGCCCAGGCGGACAAGTTCCTGATGATGCCGGACTTCTTCCACTGGCTCCTGAGCGGCAGCAAGGTGGTCGAGTTCACGAACGCTACCACCACGCAGTGCCTGCATCCTCTGAAGCGGAACTGGGCCAATGAGCTCCTGACGAAGTTCCAGATCCCGACGAGCATCTTCCCGGACCTCGTTCAGCCCGGGACGCGGCTCGGTGCGCTCCGCGAGGAGGTCTCCCGGCGAACGGGGCTGGGCCGGATTCAGGTCGTTGCTCCAGCGACACACGACACCGCCGCGGCCGTCGCCGCCGTGCCGACCGACCAGACGGGGAAGGCGAACTGGGCGTACATCAGTTCGGGGACGTGGTCGCTGATCGGCGTCGAGGTGCAGCAGGCGGTGATCGGGCCCGAGGCGCTGGCTCTCAACGTGACGAACGAAGGGGGGATCGACGGGACGTATCGGCTCCTCAAGAACGTCATGGGGCTGTGGCTTGTTCAGGAATGCCGTCGGTCGTTCGAGCGGAAGGGGAACACGTTCGACTACGCCACGCTGGTTCAGAAGGCGGAGGCGGCTGAGCCGTTCCGGTCGATTGTCGACTGCAACGATTCGGCGTTCCTCAGCCCGGACGATATGGCAGCGGCTCTGCAGGCGTGGTGTCGCAAGACGGGCCAGCCGGTGCCGGAGACCGAGGGACAGCTCATCCGTTGTGCTCTGGAAAGCCTGGCTCTGAAGTATCGGCAGGTGCTGGAGGGGATCGAGTCGTTGACGGGAACGCGGATCGAAGTGATCCATGTCGTCGGCGGGGGTGGGAAGAACGAGTTGTTGAACCAGTTCACCGCCAATGCCTGTGGACGGCCGGTGATTGCGGGGCCGGTGGAGGGGACGGCGCTGGGGAATGTGCTGGTCCAGGCGCGTTCGGCCGGTGATATCGGTTCGCTGGAGGAGATTCGGGCGGTGGTGCGGGCGAGCAGTGAGCTGAAGCGGTTCGAGCCGCAGGCGGGGGCGGCGTGGCAGGGGGCGCATGAGCGGCTGATTTCGCTTTCGCGGTAG
- a CDS encoding FHA domain-containing protein, with the protein MLPELSLVFQTERKTSLRFPLRPGVHRVGRAADCDIHLMHMSISRVHAVITHSGATIRVADLGSRNGTFVNHERIQDSPLKIGDFVSFGHARCEIVDIAQGDTNRRIASDSTIGPLRDSKDLFPIGKLSQAQLKVFWLLLEAKREREIAEELHLSQHTVHNHARKIFEVLEVTNKAELIKAYGGLR; encoded by the coding sequence ATGCTGCCAGAGCTGAGCCTCGTATTTCAGACGGAAAGGAAGACCAGCCTGCGGTTTCCGCTGCGGCCTGGTGTTCATCGAGTCGGCCGGGCCGCGGACTGCGATATTCATTTGATGCACATGTCGATTTCACGTGTGCACGCGGTCATCACGCACTCGGGAGCGACCATTCGCGTGGCGGACCTCGGCAGCCGCAACGGGACGTTCGTGAACCACGAGCGGATCCAGGACTCGCCGCTGAAGATCGGGGATTTCGTCTCGTTCGGCCACGCACGGTGCGAGATCGTCGATATCGCGCAGGGGGACACAAACCGCCGGATTGCGTCCGATTCCACGATCGGCCCATTGCGGGACTCCAAGGATCTGTTCCCGATCGGAAAGCTCAGCCAGGCACAGCTGAAGGTCTTCTGGCTCCTGCTGGAGGCGAAGCGCGAACGGGAGATTGCCGAAGAGCTCCATTTGAGCCAGCACACCGTTCACAATCATGCCCGCAAGATCTTCGAGGTTCTCGAAGTGACCAATAAGGCGGAATTGATCAAAGCCTACGGCGGCCTGCGGTGA
- a CDS encoding type I 3-dehydroquinate dehydratase yields MICITVAPTSRTLAKVDILNAMRYADIVEVALDHLVKEPDVKDLLEGWEKPIIISCRRKEDGGQWDGSESDRMTLLRQAIVAGPAYIELDLDIASRIPRFGKTQRVICFTSMDRPVRDIDSIFDEAAQAQADVVKFCWPTPTLDDAWPLLSAVSQKRRLPIVGIGLGPADRTFSLLGRKYGSPWIYAALEKGMEAFSGQATVFDLDEIYHWREIDRNSTFIAVAGFGETPTMTTRIFNHAFKLLGANVRCLPLQIGDLSMLKKMLEILKVRAILASGPSGGQLLPLADHIDEQDRKSQYVDLLLKKDESWSGYNTLWRSGLMALEGTLSGGAATGPRPLDKHNILVLGNGPVGASIAYAVTQRKGIVSICGPNDKVSQKIAQELQCRFVPYQNLYDTLSDVIVIADKGLVCGTKAGAVNPSVFRPNQTVLDVSDPPLEHPLFTEARERGCRVVEPSKVYTDQLQMQFKALAGRDLPMEAFAKALSE; encoded by the coding sequence ATGATCTGCATCACCGTAGCGCCCACTTCGCGGACGCTGGCCAAAGTCGACATTCTCAACGCGATGCGCTACGCCGACATCGTGGAAGTGGCCCTCGACCATCTGGTCAAGGAGCCGGACGTCAAAGACCTCCTCGAAGGCTGGGAGAAACCGATCATCATCTCCTGCCGCCGCAAGGAGGATGGAGGCCAGTGGGACGGCAGCGAGTCGGACCGAATGACGCTCCTCCGGCAGGCAATCGTCGCGGGACCCGCCTACATCGAACTCGACCTCGACATCGCCTCGCGGATCCCGCGGTTCGGCAAGACGCAGCGGGTGATCTGCTTCACCAGCATGGACCGCCCCGTCCGGGACATCGATTCCATCTTTGACGAAGCGGCACAGGCCCAGGCGGACGTCGTCAAGTTCTGCTGGCCGACGCCGACCCTCGACGACGCCTGGCCTCTCCTCTCGGCCGTCAGCCAGAAGCGGCGGCTGCCGATCGTCGGGATCGGCCTGGGGCCGGCGGACCGGACGTTTTCGCTCCTGGGCCGCAAGTACGGGTCTCCGTGGATCTACGCGGCGCTGGAGAAGGGGATGGAGGCTTTCTCCGGGCAGGCGACGGTGTTCGACCTCGACGAGATTTACCACTGGCGGGAGATCGACCGGAACTCGACGTTCATCGCTGTGGCGGGGTTCGGCGAGACCCCCACGATGACGACGCGGATCTTCAACCATGCGTTCAAGCTTCTCGGAGCGAATGTCCGCTGCCTGCCGCTGCAGATCGGCGACCTGTCGATGCTGAAGAAGATGCTCGAGATCCTGAAGGTCCGGGCGATCCTGGCGAGCGGGCCGTCGGGAGGGCAGCTGCTGCCGCTGGCGGACCACATCGATGAGCAGGATCGCAAGAGCCAGTACGTCGACCTGCTGCTGAAGAAGGACGAGTCCTGGTCCGGGTACAACACCCTCTGGCGGTCGGGGCTGATGGCCCTCGAAGGCACGCTCAGCGGGGGAGCGGCGACCGGCCCCCGTCCGCTCGACAAGCACAATATCCTTGTCCTGGGGAATGGCCCTGTGGGGGCGTCGATCGCTTACGCGGTGACGCAGCGGAAGGGGATCGTGAGCATCTGCGGGCCGAATGACAAAGTCTCACAGAAGATTGCCCAGGAACTGCAGTGCCGGTTCGTGCCGTACCAGAACCTGTATGACACGCTTTCGGACGTGATTGTCATTGCGGACAAGGGGCTGGTGTGCGGGACGAAGGCGGGGGCGGTGAATCCGTCGGTTTTCCGGCCGAACCAGACGGTCCTCGACGTCAGCGATCCGCCGCTGGAGCATCCGCTGTTTACGGAGGCCCGTGAGCGGGGTTGCCGGGTGGTGGAGCCGAGCAAGGTTTACACGGACCAGTTGCAGATGCAGTTCAAGGCGCTGGCGGGTCGCGACCTGCCGATGGAGGCCTTTGCGAAGGCGCTGTCTGAGTGA
- a CDS encoding SDR family NAD(P)-dependent oxidoreductase, translating into MKLFDLTGRTALVTGGTRGLGEAMADGLASAGANVVVLSRKEAEARATAERIQTERGTKALGLGADVTSSSDVDRVVAATLERFGAIDILINNAGINIRGPIDELSYEQFKQVHDINVDGLWLMSRAVVPHMKSRSGAGGLGRIVNVASTLGMVGLANRTPYASSKGAVVQMTRALALELAPWNITVNAICPGPFLTEMNIPIADSEDARKNIIGAVALNRWGRLEEIQGAAIYLSSPAASYTTGSLLVVDGGWTAR; encoded by the coding sequence ATGAAACTGTTCGATCTGACGGGACGGACCGCCCTCGTGACCGGAGGGACTCGGGGCCTCGGCGAAGCGATGGCGGACGGTCTCGCCTCGGCCGGAGCGAACGTCGTCGTCCTGAGCCGCAAAGAGGCGGAAGCCCGGGCCACAGCGGAACGCATCCAGACGGAGCGGGGGACGAAGGCCCTGGGGCTGGGAGCGGACGTCACGTCGTCGTCGGACGTCGACCGCGTCGTCGCCGCGACGCTGGAGCGCTTCGGGGCAATCGATATCCTGATCAACAATGCGGGAATCAACATCCGCGGCCCGATCGACGAGCTGTCGTACGAGCAGTTCAAGCAGGTCCATGACATCAACGTCGACGGCCTGTGGCTCATGTCGCGGGCGGTGGTGCCGCACATGAAGTCCCGCAGCGGGGCGGGAGGGCTCGGGCGGATCGTGAACGTCGCCAGCACGCTCGGGATGGTCGGGCTGGCGAACCGGACGCCGTACGCTTCGAGCAAGGGGGCGGTCGTGCAGATGACCCGCGCCCTGGCCCTGGAGCTCGCGCCGTGGAACATCACGGTCAACGCGATCTGCCCGGGACCGTTCCTGACCGAGATGAACATTCCGATCGCCGACAGCGAGGACGCGAGGAAGAACATCATCGGCGCGGTCGCCCTCAACCGCTGGGGCCGGCTGGAGGAGATCCAGGGAGCGGCGATTTACCTCTCGAGCCCCGCCGCGAGCTACACGACGGGAAGCCTCCTCGTCGTCGACGGCGGCTGGACAGCGCGGTAA
- a CDS encoding peptidylprolyl isomerase: MSERTHSDAGTGPAPATNASPLRRRIVPVFAGTSLVAIGGAVLFQLLRPEPAASQTREPRQTAQAPQQPGQPSAGPTSTAVASVNGQTISYEALARECVTRHGKEVLENLINKTVIQQACDQRKLQISQAEIQQEVIAIAKKFNLPPDTWYQMLQAERGLNPEQYQQDIIWPMLALKKLAGSEIAPTEDDMLKAFEREYGPRVKARMILFEGNVRNVNQIWEEATANPDTFEQLARKHSADPNTRPLGGVIPPIRKNGGNPTVEDQAFKLKPGEISPVIEVATNRYVILRCEGRTEQIVEDPKQVWNELYNLVVEEKTQQAVAKVFEQVKEEARIINYYSKEATPVGQARTGQKVQPVSGTRPTGASTAFPASGN; encoded by the coding sequence ATGAGTGAACGGACTCACTCCGATGCCGGCACCGGTCCCGCGCCGGCGACCAACGCCTCTCCTCTCCGCCGCCGGATCGTCCCCGTCTTCGCCGGAACCTCCCTTGTGGCGATCGGCGGAGCCGTCCTGTTCCAGCTCCTTCGTCCCGAGCCTGCGGCCTCGCAGACGCGCGAGCCGCGGCAGACCGCTCAGGCCCCGCAGCAGCCGGGCCAGCCTTCCGCCGGCCCCACCTCCACGGCGGTGGCGAGCGTCAACGGCCAGACGATCAGCTACGAGGCCCTGGCCCGCGAGTGCGTGACCCGCCACGGGAAGGAAGTCCTCGAAAACCTCATCAACAAGACCGTCATCCAGCAGGCGTGCGACCAGCGGAAGCTCCAGATCTCGCAGGCGGAGATCCAGCAGGAAGTCATCGCCATCGCCAAGAAGTTCAACCTGCCGCCCGACACCTGGTACCAGATGCTCCAGGCTGAGCGGGGCCTCAATCCCGAGCAGTACCAGCAGGACATCATCTGGCCGATGCTGGCCCTCAAGAAGCTGGCCGGTTCGGAAATCGCCCCGACCGAAGACGACATGCTCAAGGCGTTCGAGCGGGAATACGGACCGCGCGTGAAGGCCCGCATGATCCTCTTCGAAGGGAACGTGCGGAACGTCAACCAGATCTGGGAAGAGGCGACCGCCAACCCGGACACCTTCGAGCAGCTCGCCCGCAAGCACTCGGCCGACCCGAACACGCGTCCGCTGGGCGGCGTGATCCCGCCGATCCGCAAGAACGGCGGCAACCCGACCGTGGAAGACCAGGCGTTCAAGCTCAAGCCGGGCGAGATCTCCCCGGTCATCGAAGTCGCCACGAACCGCTACGTCATCCTCCGGTGTGAAGGCCGGACCGAGCAGATCGTCGAAGACCCGAAGCAGGTCTGGAACGAGCTCTACAACCTCGTCGTCGAAGAGAAGACCCAGCAGGCGGTCGCCAAGGTCTTCGAGCAGGTCAAGGAAGAAGCCCGGATCATCAACTACTACTCGAAGGAAGCGACTCCGGTCGGCCAGGCCCGCACGGGCCAGAAGGTCCAGCCGGTCTCCGGCACTCGCCCGACGGGCGCCAGCACCGCCTTCCCGGCCAGCGGCAACTAG
- a CDS encoding polysaccharide biosynthesis protein: protein MKYRLFAIIPAYLLLYFSSFAMAFGLRFDFQTTRFIDSFWATVPIAVCVKALCCLLWSEWRGSFRFPTVYDIVRVGCFAATTAFLLAAINLLVPGAPNIPRTVIVIDGALGLLGLGMLRVAYRVFGEVVGPRLRTRRLPKALIYTIGHESIGILRMLSSTSMESRPFRITGFVQAGREHRSSRIGGRPVYPKRLGWDRIRTLSGAGHLLIPASVPGRVVRGLLRECADAGIAVSMIPAVGELVEGRIKLGVRDVTVNDLLRREPNRLDMNSLRSSVTGKRVLVTGGAGSIGSELCRQLLSLAPEGLVIYDQSEFGVFSMEQELSQTHPGADIRYVIADILDEDRLGQVFDGFRPHLVFHAAAYKHVPLMEDNPQSAIMNNVFGTKAVADAALRVKAERYVQISTDKAVRPTSVMGATKLVAENYVQSLAQHGETQFLTVRFGNVLNSMGSVVPTFRKQIEAGGPITVTDPEMKRFFMTIPEAVQLVIQAGVLGVSGEILILDMGDPVRIVDLAKDMIILSGLRYPDDIDIVFTGLRPGEKLYEELFYSSEKGARKVHEKIFAGDREQIRPAIQVLADLRRLREGTEVSAESALVALREITCAYSETPWTPSRLKAA, encoded by the coding sequence ATGAAATACCGTCTCTTCGCCATCATCCCCGCGTACCTGCTGCTGTACTTCAGCAGCTTCGCGATGGCGTTTGGACTGCGGTTCGATTTCCAGACCACCCGCTTCATCGATTCCTTCTGGGCTACGGTCCCGATCGCGGTCTGCGTGAAGGCCCTCTGCTGTCTGCTGTGGAGCGAATGGCGGGGCAGCTTCCGGTTTCCGACCGTCTACGACATCGTGCGGGTCGGCTGCTTCGCCGCCACGACAGCCTTCCTCCTGGCCGCCATCAACCTCCTGGTCCCCGGTGCTCCGAATATCCCGCGGACCGTGATCGTCATCGACGGCGCGCTGGGGCTGCTGGGGCTCGGCATGCTCCGCGTCGCCTACCGCGTCTTCGGTGAAGTCGTCGGGCCGCGGCTGCGGACGCGGCGGCTCCCCAAGGCGCTGATCTACACCATCGGCCATGAGTCGATCGGGATCCTGCGGATGCTCTCCTCGACCTCGATGGAGTCCCGCCCGTTCCGGATCACCGGCTTTGTCCAGGCGGGACGGGAGCACCGCAGCTCGCGGATCGGCGGCCGCCCCGTGTATCCCAAACGGCTCGGGTGGGACCGGATCCGGACGCTGTCCGGGGCCGGCCACCTGCTGATTCCCGCCAGCGTTCCCGGCCGCGTGGTCCGCGGTCTCCTCCGGGAATGTGCCGACGCCGGCATCGCGGTCTCGATGATCCCGGCCGTCGGCGAACTCGTTGAAGGGCGGATCAAACTCGGCGTCCGCGACGTGACGGTCAACGACCTCCTCCGCCGCGAGCCGAACCGCCTCGACATGAACTCGCTCCGCAGCTCCGTCACCGGCAAGCGGGTCCTGGTGACCGGCGGCGCGGGGAGCATCGGCAGCGAGCTCTGCCGCCAGCTCCTGAGCCTGGCGCCGGAAGGGCTGGTGATCTACGACCAGTCCGAGTTTGGCGTCTTCAGCATGGAGCAGGAGCTCTCGCAGACCCACCCGGGCGCGGACATCCGGTACGTCATCGCCGACATCCTCGACGAGGATCGTCTCGGGCAGGTCTTCGACGGCTTTCGTCCGCACCTCGTTTTCCACGCCGCCGCCTACAAGCACGTCCCGCTGATGGAGGACAACCCGCAGTCGGCGATCATGAACAACGTTTTCGGGACGAAGGCGGTCGCGGACGCTGCCCTGCGGGTCAAGGCGGAGCGGTACGTCCAGATTTCGACCGACAAGGCAGTCCGCCCCACCAGCGTCATGGGAGCGACGAAGCTCGTCGCCGAGAACTACGTTCAATCCCTCGCGCAGCACGGCGAGACGCAGTTCCTGACGGTGCGGTTTGGGAATGTGCTGAACTCGATGGGGAGCGTCGTTCCGACGTTCCGCAAGCAGATCGAGGCGGGGGGGCCGATCACCGTCACCGACCCGGAGATGAAGCGGTTCTTCATGACGATCCCGGAGGCGGTCCAGCTCGTCATCCAGGCGGGTGTTCTCGGCGTCTCGGGCGAGATTCTGATCCTCGACATGGGCGATCCGGTGCGGATCGTCGACCTGGCGAAGGACATGATCATCCTCTCCGGCCTACGGTATCCGGACGACATCGACATCGTCTTCACAGGACTTCGGCCGGGCGAGAAGTTGTACGAGGAGCTGTTCTATTCCTCGGAGAAGGGCGCCCGGAAAGTCCACGAGAAGATCTTCGCGGGCGATCGGGAGCAGATCCGTCCTGCGATCCAGGTCCTGGCCGATCTGCGGCGATTGCGGGAAGGGACGGAAGTCTCGGCGGAGTCGGCTCTCGTGGCGCTGCGGGAGATCACGTGTGCCTACTCGGAGACGCCGTGGACGCCGTCCCGGCTGAAGGCGGCTTGA
- a CDS encoding putative signal transducing protein, translated as MNELDRLECVREFHNEVEAASAQALLEQSGIASTLLGGQIRTTLSYVGTAVEYVKLMVAQEDAAAARDLLAREEQEASDRAVRTAWTCPRCGSDVDAGFDVCWNCGNSGDVPSEGTPADTPDSADQTTGTKAPSELTEDDKIRRLLRGAILNLACAPLLFITVPLVLSIDKPKLSPRGLRRYWVAIVLLVATTFVWGAFIASFFIPTHF; from the coding sequence ATGAATGAGCTGGATCGGCTGGAATGTGTCCGCGAGTTCCACAACGAGGTCGAAGCGGCCTCGGCGCAGGCGCTTCTGGAACAGAGCGGAATCGCCAGCACACTCCTGGGTGGGCAGATCCGCACGACGCTGAGCTACGTCGGCACCGCGGTCGAGTATGTGAAGCTCATGGTCGCCCAGGAGGACGCCGCGGCCGCGCGGGATCTGCTGGCGCGGGAGGAGCAGGAGGCGTCGGACCGCGCGGTTCGAACGGCCTGGACCTGCCCGCGGTGCGGGTCCGACGTCGACGCCGGATTCGACGTCTGCTGGAACTGCGGAAACTCCGGCGATGTTCCGTCGGAAGGGACGCCAGCAGACACTCCGGATTCAGCAGATCAGACAACAGGCACGAAAGCCCCCTCCGAACTCACGGAAGACGACAAGATCCGCCGCCTGCTTCGCGGGGCGATCCTGAACCTGGCCTGTGCCCCGCTCCTCTTCATCACGGTTCCGCTCGTTCTTTCGATCGACAAGCCCAAGCTGTCGCCGCGCGGACTGCGGCGCTATTGGGTCGCCATCGTCCTGCTGGTCGCCACGACTTTCGTGTGGGGGGCGTTCATCGCGTCGTTCTTCATTCCGACGCACTTCTGA